One Lacticaseibacillus rhamnosus genomic window carries:
- a CDS encoding oxaloacetate decarboxylase subunit alpha — MAKQKVQFMETVLRDGQQSLIATRMPSSDILPILDKMDAAGYHALEMWGGATFDACLRYLNEDPWERLRKIRQAVKHTKLQMLLRGQNLLGYKNYADDVVADFVTKSVENGIDIIRIFDALNDTRNLKTALEATKQAGGHAQLAISYTTSDFHTIDYFIKLAKEMADMGADSIAIKDMAGILTPQKAFDLVSGIKQEITVPLEVHTHATAGMAEMTYLEAVRAGADIIDTAVSPFAGGTSQPATESMLVALQDLGYPTDVKLAEVSDIASYFAPIRDQFRDAGQLNPRVKDVEPKSLIYQVPGGMLSNLLAQLKDQGQEALYGDVLKEVPRVRADLGYPPLVTPLSQMVGTQSLMNVMSGERYKLIPKEIKDYVRGLYGRPPVPISPEMKKKIIGDAPVITTRPADLIEPQLPTFRKAIAEYAHSEEDVLSYALFPDQAKDFLGRREDPFYDVPVQKVSLTFDPTHN, encoded by the coding sequence ATGGCTAAACAAAAAGTCCAATTCATGGAAACAGTTTTGCGTGATGGTCAGCAAAGCCTGATCGCTACCCGGATGCCATCAAGCGATATTTTGCCAATTTTGGATAAAATGGATGCGGCCGGCTACCACGCATTGGAGATGTGGGGTGGCGCTACGTTTGATGCTTGCTTGCGTTATTTAAACGAAGACCCGTGGGAGCGACTGCGGAAAATTCGTCAAGCCGTCAAGCACACTAAGTTGCAGATGTTGCTGCGTGGCCAAAACTTGCTTGGTTATAAGAACTATGCTGATGATGTCGTCGCCGATTTTGTCACGAAATCAGTTGAAAACGGTATTGACATCATTCGTATTTTTGATGCGTTAAATGATACACGTAATTTGAAAACCGCACTGGAAGCTACCAAGCAAGCGGGTGGCCACGCACAGCTGGCGATTAGTTATACCACCAGTGATTTCCATACGATTGACTATTTCATCAAGCTGGCAAAAGAAATGGCAGACATGGGCGCTGACTCCATTGCCATTAAAGACATGGCCGGCATTTTAACCCCGCAGAAAGCCTTTGATCTTGTAAGCGGCATTAAGCAGGAAATTACGGTTCCGCTAGAGGTCCATACGCATGCGACTGCGGGAATGGCTGAAATGACGTATCTTGAGGCAGTGCGCGCAGGTGCTGATATTATTGATACGGCGGTTTCCCCATTTGCTGGCGGTACCAGTCAGCCGGCAACCGAATCAATGCTCGTAGCTTTGCAGGACTTAGGCTACCCGACTGATGTCAAACTAGCCGAAGTCAGTGACATTGCCAGCTATTTTGCACCGATTCGCGATCAATTCCGTGATGCCGGGCAGCTAAATCCCCGCGTTAAAGATGTTGAACCAAAGTCACTGATTTACCAAGTGCCAGGCGGGATGCTTTCTAACTTGTTGGCGCAATTGAAAGATCAGGGGCAAGAGGCCTTATATGGGGATGTTTTAAAAGAAGTGCCCCGCGTTCGGGCTGACTTGGGTTATCCGCCGTTGGTTACCCCATTGTCACAAATGGTTGGTACGCAAAGCTTGATGAATGTGATGAGCGGAGAGCGGTATAAGCTGATCCCTAAAGAAATCAAAGACTATGTTCGCGGACTTTATGGTCGGCCGCCTGTGCCAATTTCCCCTGAGATGAAAAAGAAAATTATTGGTGACGCGCCGGTTATCACCACGCGACCGGCAGACCTGATTGAGCCGCAACTACCGACATTTCGTAAAGCTATTGCCGAATATGCCCATTCAGAAGAAGATGTCTTGAGTTATGCGCTCTTCCCTGATCAGGCAAAAGACTTTTTAGGCCGGCGTGAAGATCCGTTTTATGATGTGCCGGTTCAAAAAGTTTCACTGACATTTGATCCTACTCATAATTAA
- the citX gene encoding citrate lyase holo-[acyl-carrier protein] synthase, with product MFKLSVLDGPQVDLGQMLAAKDARMTKEYDWLKANPDTTLLHVTLRIPGPVKTGKRVVTVFTAAMQALQDQLQPNVQGMQIESLPTGPEAYLAVHMDPVSLKRRMIGFEQQQRFCDLLDLDVVTLQGEELHQVSRTDFKLPPRACLVCGGDAKACARSRRHGLPEVQAAVEAIIKEGWTTHG from the coding sequence ATGTTTAAATTGTCAGTTTTGGATGGCCCCCAAGTTGACTTAGGGCAAATGTTGGCTGCCAAAGACGCGCGTATGACCAAGGAGTATGACTGGTTAAAGGCAAATCCGGACACGACGCTATTACACGTGACGTTGCGGATTCCGGGACCGGTCAAAACCGGAAAACGCGTCGTTACAGTGTTTACAGCTGCGATGCAAGCCTTGCAGGATCAATTACAACCAAACGTGCAAGGCATGCAAATCGAATCGTTACCAACTGGCCCTGAAGCTTACTTGGCGGTGCACATGGACCCGGTTAGTTTAAAGCGCCGAATGATCGGATTTGAACAGCAACAACGCTTTTGTGACTTACTGGATTTGGATGTGGTCACGTTGCAAGGTGAAGAACTGCATCAGGTTTCGCGCACCGATTTTAAGTTACCTCCGCGAGCCTGCTTGGTTTGTGGCGGGGACGCCAAAGCCTGTGCGCGCTCACGTCGACACGGATTGCCTGAGGTTCAAGCGGCAGTTGAAGCAATCATAAAGGAGGGTTGGACCACACATGGCTAA
- the citF gene encoding citrate lyase subunit alpha → MVKNKLNREISEPYADQYGVYGGEFANIQPYDEHARHIKPVKPDHSKLVASIHDAIVATGLKDGMTISFHHHFREGDYVMNMVLAEIAKMGIKNLSIAPSSIANVHEPLIEHIKNGVVTNITSSGLRDKVGAAISSGIMKNPVVIRSHGGRARAIARGDIHIDVAFLGAPSSDEYGNINGTKGKATCGSLGYAMIDAKYADQVVAITDSLMPYPNTPISIPQTDVDYVVQVDAIGDPTGIAKGATRFTKNPKELKIAEYAAEVITKSAYFKNGFSFQTGTGGSSLAVARFLREAMLQQHIKASFALGGITNSMVELLKEGLVEKVIDVQDFDHPSAVSLGENADHYEIDANMYASPLSKGAVINQLDIAILSALEIDTDFNVNVITGSDGVIRGASGGHSDTSAACKMSMVIAPLVRGRIPTIVENVNTVVTPGASVDVVVTEVGVAINPARSDLIEMFKDLKVPQFSIEALKNMAYQITGTPAPIQYGDKVVALIEYRDGTLIDVVHNV, encoded by the coding sequence ATGGTCAAGAATAAGCTTAATCGTGAAATCTCGGAGCCATATGCCGATCAATATGGCGTTTACGGTGGCGAGTTTGCCAATATTCAACCTTATGATGAACATGCGCGCCACATTAAACCCGTCAAGCCTGATCACAGTAAACTAGTGGCGTCAATTCATGATGCCATTGTCGCAACCGGCCTAAAAGACGGGATGACCATTTCATTTCACCATCATTTCCGCGAAGGTGACTATGTGATGAACATGGTACTGGCTGAAATCGCTAAAATGGGGATCAAAAACCTGTCGATTGCACCTAGTTCAATTGCCAATGTCCATGAACCGTTGATTGAACACATTAAAAATGGCGTGGTCACCAACATCACCAGTTCCGGTTTGCGGGATAAAGTCGGCGCGGCTATTTCCAGCGGGATCATGAAGAATCCGGTCGTCATTCGTTCTCATGGCGGACGGGCTCGTGCTATTGCTCGTGGCGATATTCATATCGATGTGGCGTTCTTGGGCGCACCAAGTAGTGACGAATACGGCAATATTAACGGTACCAAAGGCAAAGCGACTTGTGGTTCCTTAGGTTATGCCATGATTGATGCCAAGTATGCCGATCAAGTGGTTGCCATTACCGACAGCCTAATGCCATATCCCAACACGCCGATCAGTATTCCCCAAACAGATGTCGACTATGTGGTCCAAGTAGATGCGATTGGCGACCCAACCGGTATTGCCAAAGGTGCCACCCGCTTTACGAAGAACCCTAAGGAATTAAAGATTGCCGAATATGCAGCTGAAGTGATCACGAAATCTGCCTACTTCAAAAATGGCTTTTCCTTCCAAACCGGTACAGGCGGCTCTTCGTTGGCCGTAGCCCGCTTCTTGCGTGAGGCGATGTTGCAGCAACATATCAAAGCAAGTTTTGCCTTGGGCGGGATTACCAACTCCATGGTTGAATTGTTGAAAGAAGGACTCGTTGAGAAGGTAATTGATGTGCAGGATTTCGATCACCCATCCGCAGTCTCCCTTGGTGAAAATGCTGATCACTATGAAATTGATGCCAACATGTATGCGTCACCGTTGAGCAAAGGCGCGGTCATTAATCAGCTTGATATCGCTATTTTGTCAGCGTTGGAAATCGACACGGACTTTAACGTCAATGTGATTACCGGTTCCGATGGCGTGATCCGTGGCGCATCCGGTGGCCACAGTGACACGAGTGCCGCCTGCAAGATGAGCATGGTCATTGCGCCGCTGGTTCGTGGACGCATCCCAACGATTGTCGAAAATGTGAATACCGTTGTGACTCCGGGAGCCAGTGTTGATGTTGTTGTGACGGAAGTGGGCGTGGCCATTAACCCGGCCCGGTCAGATCTGATTGAAATGTTTAAGGATTTGAAGGTGCCACAATTTTCGATTGAAGCACTCAAAAACATGGCTTATCAAATCACAGGCACACCTGCACCTATTCAATATGGCGACAAGGTAGTTGCTTTGATTGAATATCGTGATGGTACCTTAATCGATGTGGTGCACAATGTTTAA
- a CDS encoding aldolase/citrate lyase family protein, whose amino-acid sequence MDKLRRTMMFVPGANPGMLRDAPIYGADAIMFDLEDAVSLKEKDTARMLVYSALKTFDYSSVETVVRVNALDAGGDQDVEAMVLGGINVIRLPKTETAQDIIDVDAVITAVEAKYGIKNGTTHMMAAIESAEGVLNAREIAQASPRMIGIALGAEDYLTSQHTHRSADGAELSFARNFILHAAREAGISAIDTVYTQVDNEEGLRHETELIKQLGFDGKSVINPRQIPVINSVFAPALAEVQKAREIVAGLKEAEAKGAGVVSVNGQMVDKPVVERAQYTIALAKASGMEVD is encoded by the coding sequence ATGGATAAATTAAGAAGAACCATGATGTTTGTTCCGGGCGCTAATCCGGGCATGCTCCGTGATGCGCCGATTTATGGGGCAGACGCCATCATGTTTGACCTTGAAGATGCGGTTTCGTTAAAAGAAAAAGATACCGCGCGAATGCTGGTCTATTCTGCATTGAAAACTTTTGATTACAGTAGTGTTGAAACCGTTGTCCGGGTGAATGCCTTGGATGCAGGCGGCGATCAGGATGTTGAGGCAATGGTGCTTGGCGGTATCAATGTGATTCGGCTGCCAAAAACCGAAACGGCGCAGGACATTATTGACGTGGATGCGGTCATTACGGCAGTTGAAGCAAAATACGGTATCAAAAACGGCACGACCCATATGATGGCCGCCATCGAATCGGCAGAAGGGGTATTGAATGCCCGGGAAATTGCCCAGGCATCCCCACGAATGATCGGGATTGCACTTGGCGCCGAAGACTATCTAACCAGTCAGCATACCCATCGTTCCGCTGACGGAGCCGAGTTGTCATTTGCCCGCAACTTCATTTTGCATGCTGCCCGTGAAGCCGGCATTTCCGCAATCGACACGGTTTACACGCAGGTTGACAACGAAGAAGGTCTGCGTCATGAAACCGAGCTGATTAAGCAACTCGGCTTTGATGGTAAATCCGTGATTAATCCGCGGCAGATTCCGGTCATTAACAGTGTGTTTGCGCCTGCTTTGGCTGAGGTTCAAAAGGCTCGGGAAATTGTTGCCGGACTAAAAGAAGCAGAAGCAAAAGGGGCCGGCGTGGTTTCGGTCAATGGTCAGATGGTTGACAAGCCAGTGGTAGAGCGTGCTCAATATACGATTGCGCTCGCTAAGGCGTCAGGAATGGAGGTAGACTGA
- the citD gene encoding citrate lyase acyl carrier protein: MKINHPGTAGTLESSDIQITLAPAADGITIQLQSSVEKQFGEQIRAVIKATLAKLAIENVAVEANDKGALDCTIKARTIAAAYRAADNKTFDWEEINAWIN; the protein is encoded by the coding sequence ATGAAAATTAATCATCCCGGTACGGCTGGGACACTGGAGTCAAGTGATATTCAAATCACGCTTGCACCAGCCGCTGACGGTATCACGATTCAGTTGCAAAGCAGTGTTGAAAAGCAATTTGGCGAACAAATTCGCGCGGTCATCAAAGCAACACTTGCAAAACTGGCGATCGAAAACGTTGCGGTTGAAGCCAATGACAAAGGTGCACTGGATTGTACGATCAAAGCACGTACCATTGCGGCGGCTTACCGTGCTGCCGATAACAAGACATTTGACTGGGAGGAGATCAACGCATGGATAAATTAA
- the citC gene encoding [citrate (pro-3S)-lyase] ligase, protein MATLKRIWFDLNPQEKTAWQTLLRAAELTPDEHVDFTVGIFEDGALLATGSLAGNIIKEVAVSPDAQHENLLAQIIQALLDRLDDEAITHSFVYTKPSTKKFFESLGFKQLVATDTVVLLERGYPNFADYTALLEQHQHSGQPVAAIVMNANPVTRGHAYLIEQAARDNAVVYVFVLSAERSLFTAAERLGLVKKIASRWANVVVLPTADYMVSNTTFPSYFLKDQADAAIASAQAGLDAALFKQRIAPILDITRRYVGEEPLSPVTAIYNRQLAATFGDTIELIVVPRLQIAGEVVSATRVRAAIAQQDWKTVQQLVYPEVYTEIKERSTHEN, encoded by the coding sequence ATGGCAACGTTAAAACGTATTTGGTTTGACCTGAATCCGCAAGAAAAAACAGCTTGGCAAACGCTTTTACGTGCGGCTGAATTGACGCCGGATGAACACGTTGATTTTACAGTTGGTATTTTCGAAGATGGTGCGTTATTAGCAACCGGTTCATTAGCTGGCAACATCATTAAAGAGGTTGCGGTGTCACCAGATGCTCAGCATGAAAATCTATTGGCACAGATTATTCAGGCACTGTTGGATCGGCTGGATGATGAGGCGATCACGCATAGTTTTGTCTATACCAAGCCAAGCACGAAAAAGTTTTTTGAATCGTTAGGCTTTAAGCAGTTAGTGGCAACAGACACGGTGGTTTTGCTCGAACGTGGTTATCCTAATTTTGCTGACTACACGGCATTGTTGGAGCAGCATCAGCACTCAGGACAGCCGGTTGCGGCAATTGTGATGAACGCTAATCCGGTTACCCGCGGTCATGCGTATCTGATTGAGCAGGCAGCTAGGGACAATGCCGTGGTTTACGTCTTTGTGCTGTCAGCCGAACGCTCGCTTTTCACCGCTGCCGAACGCTTGGGCCTCGTAAAAAAAATCGCCTCACGCTGGGCGAATGTCGTGGTGTTGCCAACCGCTGATTACATGGTGTCGAATACCACGTTTCCGAGTTATTTTCTCAAGGATCAGGCGGATGCGGCAATTGCGTCTGCTCAAGCCGGATTGGATGCTGCGCTTTTTAAACAGCGAATTGCCCCCATTTTAGACATTACCCGGCGTTATGTCGGTGAAGAGCCATTGTCACCCGTGACCGCTATTTACAATCGCCAATTAGCCGCCACTTTTGGTGACACTATCGAACTGATTGTTGTTCCGCGCTTGCAGATTGCTGGCGAAGTTGTCAGTGCCACGCGGGTTCGGGCGGCGATTGCACAACAGGATTGGAAAACGGTGCAACAACTCGTTTATCCAGAGGTTTATACAGAAATAAAGGAGCGATCAACCCATGAAAATTAA
- a CDS encoding OadG-related small transporter subunit — MKFDPTAVEQAGELMLVGMGGVFIVLFIIYIVAKLLLKFAPADKAAK; from the coding sequence ATGAAGTTTGATCCCACAGCAGTTGAACAGGCTGGTGAATTGATGTTGGTCGGTATGGGCGGCGTGTTTATCGTTTTGTTCATTATCTACATTGTGGCCAAATTATTGCTTAAGTTTGCGCCAGCCGATAAAGCGGCGAAGTAA
- a CDS encoding sodium ion-translocating decarboxylase subunit beta has translation MEALIHGITTITLGQIAMMLIGALLMYLGIKKEYEPTLLVPMGLGAILVNFPGTGVLTQVVGGTKAEGVLDVLFKAGINTELFPLLIFIGIGAMIDFGPLLQNPFMLLFGAAAQFGIFATVFVAVFFGFNIKEAASIGIIGAADGPTSIFVSNQLAPNLLGAITVAAYSYMALVPIIQPMAIKAVTTKHERRIRMTYKAEGVSKTTKILFPIIITVIAGFIAPISLPLVGFLMFGNLLRECGVLDRLSNTAQNELVNIVSILLGLTISVKLQADQFLNIQTLMIIAFGLFAFIMDSVGGVLFAKLLNLFRKEKINPMIGAAGISAFPMSSRVIQKMATDEDPQNFVLMYAVGANVSGQIGSVIAGGLLLSFFGA, from the coding sequence ATGGAAGCGCTCATTCACGGAATCACCACTATCACATTAGGTCAAATCGCGATGATGTTGATCGGTGCACTCCTGATGTATCTGGGAATCAAGAAAGAATATGAACCGACCTTATTGGTTCCGATGGGACTGGGCGCCATTTTGGTGAATTTTCCCGGAACCGGCGTTTTAACGCAAGTTGTCGGCGGCACCAAGGCAGAAGGGGTGCTGGATGTTTTATTCAAGGCCGGCATTAACACCGAACTTTTCCCATTGCTGATTTTCATTGGGATTGGCGCCATGATTGATTTTGGCCCGTTATTACAAAATCCGTTTATGCTGCTTTTCGGAGCGGCGGCACAGTTTGGTATTTTCGCTACCGTTTTTGTTGCAGTATTCTTCGGCTTCAACATTAAAGAGGCTGCTTCAATCGGGATCATCGGGGCTGCCGATGGTCCGACATCCATTTTTGTTTCAAACCAGTTGGCGCCGAATCTGTTGGGGGCCATCACAGTGGCGGCTTATTCGTACATGGCATTGGTGCCGATTATTCAACCCATGGCCATCAAAGCAGTCACAACCAAGCATGAACGCCGCATTCGGATGACGTATAAGGCAGAAGGCGTGTCCAAGACGACTAAAATTCTGTTTCCGATTATCATCACCGTCATCGCTGGCTTCATTGCACCGATTTCACTGCCATTGGTTGGTTTCCTGATGTTTGGCAATCTGCTGCGGGAATGTGGCGTGTTGGATCGGCTTTCCAACACAGCGCAGAATGAATTGGTCAACATCGTCTCCATTCTCTTGGGCTTAACCATTTCCGTTAAATTGCAGGCAGATCAGTTCTTAAATATTCAAACATTGATGATTATTGCGTTTGGTTTGTTTGCCTTCATTATGGATTCGGTTGGCGGCGTTCTTTTTGCTAAGCTGTTGAATCTTTTCCGAAAAGAAAAAATCAATCCAATGATCGGTGCGGCCGGTATTTCAGCCTTTCCGATGTCGAGTCGCGTGATTCAGAAAATGGCCACTGACGAAGATCCGCAGAACTTTGTCTTAATGTATGCAGTCGGTGCCAATGTTTCTGGTCAAATTGGCTCAGTGATTGCTGGTGGGCTATTGTTGTCATTCTTTGGCGCTTGA
- a CDS encoding acetyl-CoA carboxylase biotin carboxyl carrier protein subunit, translating into MLRKFKITIDGKTYLVEMEEIGGTPAAAAPTPAPAAAPTPAAETPAPAPAAPTPAPATPAAASGEGEVVTAPMPGTVTKVLVKSGDAVTENQPLMILEAMKMENEIVAPKAGTVGDIIATLNQSVNSGDGLISII; encoded by the coding sequence ATGTTGAGAAAGTTCAAGATAACGATCGATGGGAAAACCTATTTGGTCGAAATGGAAGAAATCGGCGGGACACCGGCTGCCGCGGCTCCGACGCCAGCACCGGCTGCGGCACCAACACCTGCAGCTGAAACACCAGCGCCGGCACCGGCAGCACCAACACCCGCCCCAGCAACGCCGGCAGCGGCAAGCGGAGAAGGTGAAGTGGTCACGGCACCGATGCCAGGCACGGTTACCAAGGTTTTGGTTAAAAGTGGTGATGCAGTCACCGAAAACCAACCCTTGATGATATTAGAAGCGATGAAAATGGAAAACGAAATCGTCGCGCCTAAAGCCGGGACGGTGGGCGATATTATCGCAACGCTAAATCAAAGTGTCAATTCCGGTGACGGTCTTATTAGCATTATTTAG
- a CDS encoding CitMHS family transporter, translated as MLLTVIAYAMIIVFMYVIMTKKLSPFTSLVMIPLLFAIIAMVAGVAKKGTIGDFVLKGLTTTANTGIMLLFAILYFSIMLDAGLFDPITARMIKIAKGDPMKVLMATAIVAMAVSLNGDGTTTTLICCSAFIPIYKKLNMNMMNLGVLIILQNTIMNLLPWGGPTARAMAVLKVDADILTYLLPGMILALAYVIFYVAPHMGRAERKRLGVRELTDEEIDEMTSVVDPEVSEIRRPNMFLFNGILTIVLIAWLVASSFIKAIAMPPLLLFLVGTCIALMANYPKLGDQSKRIGANGGDAVQVVILVFAAGVFMGLFQGTGMAEALAKSFTAIIPNSMAGFWGLVIALISAPGTFFLSNDGFYFGVMPVLATAGRAYGFTNMQMALASLMGQAFHLLSPLVAFIYLLLRLTGLDMGKWQREAGKYALGVFAIFVVTVMLFGHVPFYLPQK; from the coding sequence ATGTTACTCACCGTCATTGCTTATGCCATGATCATTGTCTTCATGTACGTCATCATGACTAAGAAACTTTCACCGTTTACTTCCTTGGTTATGATCCCGCTATTATTTGCGATTATTGCAATGGTGGCTGGCGTGGCAAAGAAAGGAACGATAGGCGATTTCGTGTTAAAAGGTCTGACGACGACTGCTAACACCGGGATCATGCTCTTATTCGCCATTCTTTATTTCTCCATTATGCTTGACGCCGGTTTGTTTGATCCGATTACGGCACGCATGATCAAGATTGCAAAAGGCGACCCAATGAAAGTGCTGATGGCAACCGCAATTGTTGCGATGGCCGTTTCACTCAACGGGGACGGCACGACCACTACTTTGATTTGTTGCTCGGCATTTATTCCGATTTATAAGAAGCTCAACATGAATATGATGAACCTGGGTGTTTTGATTATTCTGCAAAATACCATCATGAACCTGTTGCCTTGGGGTGGGCCAACTGCACGGGCAATGGCAGTTTTAAAAGTTGATGCGGATATTTTGACCTACCTGTTGCCAGGGATGATTTTGGCACTGGCTTATGTGATCTTCTATGTGGCACCGCACATGGGTCGCGCAGAACGGAAACGCTTGGGAGTTCGGGAATTAACCGATGAAGAAATTGACGAAATGACATCGGTAGTGGATCCGGAAGTTTCTGAAATTCGCCGCCCGAATATGTTCCTGTTTAACGGTATTTTGACGATTGTTCTGATTGCCTGGTTGGTGGCAAGTTCCTTTATTAAAGCCATTGCAATGCCGCCATTGTTGCTGTTCTTGGTCGGAACCTGTATCGCATTGATGGCAAACTATCCTAAGTTAGGCGACCAAAGCAAGCGGATCGGCGCTAATGGTGGCGATGCCGTGCAAGTGGTTATTCTGGTGTTTGCAGCCGGGGTCTTCATGGGTCTGTTCCAAGGAACCGGGATGGCAGAAGCGTTGGCTAAGAGCTTTACCGCGATCATTCCAAATTCCATGGCTGGCTTCTGGGGGCTCGTGATCGCATTGATTTCGGCGCCAGGGACATTCTTCTTAAGTAACGATGGTTTTTACTTCGGCGTTATGCCGGTTTTGGCAACTGCCGGCCGTGCCTATGGGTTTACTAACATGCAAATGGCATTGGCTTCATTAATGGGTCAGGCATTCCACTTACTGTCGCCATTGGTTGCCTTCATCTACCTCTTACTGCGGCTAACCGGTTTGGATATGGGTAAGTGGCAACGCGAAGCCGGAAAATATGCATTAGGCGTGTTTGCAATTTTTGTGGTGACGGTTATGCTCTTTGGCCACGTGCCATTTTACCTGCCGCAAAAATAG